A single genomic interval of Deltaproteobacteria bacterium harbors:
- a CDS encoding GAF domain-containing protein, whose translation MTAERLPVLLADGPRLRASAARPLLDAAGFLSRPFRGERQGPALILVDPERHDARALLEAPEAESQLRAVALPEDSRLLQRCLDQAAQGLGQPDLAQAAQITAIVSELSGLADLNAVLRLVTVRARQLVDAEGATVFLVDYDQGELVVRAAEGGTGVQLVETRSSLGQGIAGSVVQSLRPLLVNAPAEDPRFDATNDRRTGFVTRNLAAVPIFWHGRLVGVLEAVNRNGGPFSEADLRALVTLAQHVGIAVNHTRAAEALVATAWAARQRSQDLETLVRERTDVLTRAKREWEQTFDAIAEPMAVMDGFVIRRANKAYARRAGLLINEVPGRTCYRLLGRTAPCPNCPLARTPPGTNGEVELHSGRLEAISGFALADGGTIAHYRDVTLERALEAKLRAVDRLAAVGQLAAGAAHEINNPVGFVSSNLVTLSSYLTDLAGVANRAALAGRLAAVGDLKGAAALFVSDEVDVDIEETVTEVMALVTESRSGLERVTNIVRALKELAKQEVQTAPERVSVSTLVDTVRRQLAPLHPKVRASWRHRTDVPVVCQPLHVERALAAVVKNALQAAQQGGGNVELSVEAMGSEVRVTVADDGPGIPDSIRMKVFEPFFTTRGVGGGVGLGLTAAYGIVARHGGRIELVPRQGGGTLAVIVFPAAANAPESALGLDESAA comes from the coding sequence ATGACCGCCGAGCGCCTCCCCGTTCTCCTCGCCGACGGTCCCCGCCTGCGGGCCAGCGCCGCGCGGCCGCTGCTGGATGCGGCCGGCTTCTTGAGTCGGCCCTTTCGCGGCGAGCGGCAAGGGCCCGCGCTCATCCTGGTCGACCCCGAACGCCACGACGCCCGCGCGCTCCTCGAGGCCCCCGAGGCCGAATCGCAGCTCCGGGCAGTGGCCTTGCCCGAGGACTCTCGGCTCCTGCAGCGCTGCCTCGACCAAGCCGCACAGGGGCTGGGCCAACCCGACCTGGCGCAGGCGGCGCAGATCACCGCCATCGTGAGCGAGCTCTCGGGGCTGGCCGACCTGAATGCGGTGCTGCGGCTGGTGACCGTCCGCGCGCGGCAGCTCGTCGACGCCGAAGGGGCCACGGTCTTCCTCGTCGACTACGACCAGGGCGAGCTGGTGGTCCGCGCCGCCGAGGGCGGGACCGGCGTGCAGCTGGTGGAGACCCGCAGCAGCCTGGGGCAGGGGATCGCGGGCTCGGTGGTGCAGAGCCTCCGCCCGCTCCTGGTGAATGCGCCCGCCGAGGATCCGCGCTTCGACGCCACCAACGATCGGCGCACCGGCTTCGTGACCCGCAACCTGGCAGCGGTGCCCATCTTCTGGCACGGGCGCCTCGTGGGCGTGTTGGAGGCGGTGAACCGCAACGGCGGCCCCTTCAGCGAAGCCGACCTGCGCGCGCTGGTCACCCTGGCACAGCACGTGGGCATCGCCGTGAACCACACCCGCGCCGCCGAAGCCCTGGTGGCCACCGCCTGGGCGGCGCGGCAGCGCTCGCAGGATCTGGAGACCCTGGTGCGGGAGCGGACCGATGTCCTCACCCGCGCCAAGAGGGAGTGGGAGCAGACCTTCGACGCCATCGCCGAGCCGATGGCGGTGATGGACGGCTTCGTCATTCGCCGCGCCAACAAGGCCTACGCGCGGCGGGCGGGGCTTCTCATCAATGAGGTCCCGGGCCGCACCTGCTATCGCCTCCTGGGGCGGACGGCGCCGTGCCCGAACTGCCCGCTTGCGCGGACCCCGCCAGGCACCAACGGCGAGGTAGAGCTCCACTCCGGGCGATTGGAGGCGATCTCCGGCTTCGCCCTCGCCGACGGCGGCACGATCGCGCACTACCGCGACGTCACCTTGGAGCGCGCGCTCGAGGCCAAGCTCCGCGCTGTCGATCGCCTGGCCGCGGTGGGTCAGCTCGCCGCCGGCGCGGCGCACGAGATCAACAACCCGGTGGGCTTCGTCTCCTCGAACTTGGTGACGCTGAGCAGCTACCTCACCGATCTCGCGGGCGTGGCCAACCGTGCGGCGCTGGCCGGAAGGCTGGCCGCGGTCGGCGACCTCAAGGGCGCGGCGGCGCTCTTCGTTTCCGACGAGGTGGACGTGGACATCGAAGAGACGGTCACCGAGGTCATGGCCCTGGTGACGGAGAGCCGCTCTGGGCTGGAGCGGGTGACCAACATCGTCCGGGCGCTGAAGGAGCTGGCCAAACAGGAGGTCCAGACCGCGCCCGAGCGGGTGTCGGTCTCCACCCTCGTGGACACCGTGCGCCGGCAGCTCGCGCCCCTGCACCCCAAGGTGCGCGCGAGCTGGCGCCACCGGACCGACGTGCCCGTGGTCTGCCAGCCCCTCCATGTGGAGCGGGCGCTGGCCGCAGTGGTGAAGAACGCGCTCCAGGCCGCCCAGCAGGGCGGCGGGAACGTGGAGCTCTCCGTGGAGGCCATGGGGAGCGAGGTGCGCGTCACCGTGGCCGACGACGGCCCGGGCATCCCCGATTCCATTCGGATGAAGGTCTTCGAGCCCTTCTTCACCACCCGCGGTGTAGGCGGCGGCGTGGGCCTGGGCCTCACGGCGGCCTACGGGATCGTGGCCCGCCATGGAGGCCGCATCGAGCTCGTGCCCCGGCAGGGTGGCGGCACCCTCGCGGTGATCGTGTTCCCCGCGGCCGCGAACGCTCCGGAGAGCGCTCTGGGCCTCGACGAGTCCGCGGCTTGA
- a CDS encoding OmpA family protein, which translates to MRTLEPDPCNPSILLVALIFAVLTTCGCGVAADEPVAGAPSERAQSALDGDGGADGGTEPQDVALALDGGCTVIVVAEDGGATRPIVPASDDQELSGSGCSSAGGRSSVPFELLLLAGTWTLLRRRRAASTLALVLGVLALGARAEAASTSTAGFALDRFEAAERGSHWFAADDLDLQGELRPTLGFTADFADAPLVIRSLKTGATEPLVASQLTTQLGASFVLADRVRFGLTMPVVLDSQVGAGSLGGYPYAPASGVAPGDMRVAADVRLLGRANGPLALALGARLYAATGSTAAFASDGRSRAGLRAAVAGALGHFHYALALEGVARPSDPTATVPLGSGANLAAAVGWQSAGGRVRIGPELIAALDRSASALVPSAPGASAEALLGAHVQVGPVLLGLGAGPGLSQGVGTPRWRGLVSFDWSPPPEQKRSIDTDGDGIVDARDACPEVAGEPDPNPARNGCPHPPPDRDGDGIPDAQDACPDQPGPATTDAARNGCPVPPADRDHDGIPDAEDACPDVSGLVSGDPARNGCPPPDRDGDGVPDAQDECPDTPGNPELGGCPGSDRDGDGVPDRLDNCPAEAGPASNQGCPESQPQIVAITRQRLVMRSSITFAGSSARLESQSEAVLDQVARVLKNHPEIVAVTVEGHADVHPLADANLKLSVARAQAVIHYLAAHGVAHGRLQARGYGSTQPLVDRDGSAEAQAQNSRIELRFFAVMR; encoded by the coding sequence ATGCGAACCCTCGAACCCGATCCCTGCAACCCGAGCATCCTCCTCGTGGCCCTCATCTTCGCGGTCCTGACGACGTGCGGCTGTGGCGTCGCCGCCGATGAGCCGGTCGCAGGCGCTCCCAGCGAGCGCGCCCAGAGCGCGCTGGATGGCGACGGCGGCGCCGATGGAGGCACGGAGCCGCAGGACGTTGCCCTCGCGCTGGATGGCGGCTGCACGGTGATCGTGGTGGCCGAGGACGGCGGGGCGACCCGCCCGATCGTCCCGGCGAGCGACGATCAGGAGCTCTCGGGCAGCGGCTGCAGCAGCGCCGGTGGACGGAGCTCAGTCCCCTTCGAGCTCCTGCTCCTGGCGGGCACCTGGACGCTGCTCCGTCGGCGCCGCGCAGCGTCGACGCTCGCGCTCGTGCTCGGCGTGCTGGCGCTGGGGGCGCGGGCAGAGGCGGCGAGCACGTCGACCGCGGGCTTCGCCCTCGACCGCTTTGAGGCCGCGGAGCGCGGGAGCCACTGGTTCGCGGCCGATGATCTCGACCTCCAGGGCGAGCTGCGACCGACGCTCGGGTTCACGGCGGACTTCGCCGACGCGCCGCTCGTCATCCGCTCCCTGAAGACGGGCGCGACGGAGCCCCTCGTGGCGTCGCAGCTCACCACCCAGCTCGGGGCCAGCTTCGTCCTCGCCGATCGCGTGCGCTTCGGGTTGACCATGCCCGTGGTGCTCGACTCCCAGGTTGGCGCCGGGTCCCTGGGCGGCTACCCGTACGCGCCTGCGAGCGGCGTGGCCCCGGGCGACATGCGCGTGGCGGCCGACGTGCGCCTCCTCGGACGCGCCAACGGCCCGCTCGCGCTCGCCCTGGGTGCGCGGCTCTACGCTGCGACCGGCAGCACCGCCGCATTCGCGAGCGACGGCCGCTCCCGCGCGGGGCTGCGCGCTGCGGTGGCGGGGGCCCTGGGCCATTTCCACTACGCGCTCGCGCTGGAAGGCGTCGCCCGGCCCAGCGACCCCACCGCGACCGTGCCCCTGGGGAGCGGCGCGAACCTCGCTGCGGCGGTGGGCTGGCAGAGCGCGGGTGGTCGCGTGCGCATCGGGCCGGAGCTCATCGCTGCGCTCGACCGCTCCGCCAGCGCACTCGTGCCCAGCGCGCCGGGTGCGAGCGCGGAGGCGCTCCTCGGCGCGCATGTGCAGGTGGGCCCGGTGCTGCTCGGGCTCGGCGCAGGACCCGGTCTGTCCCAGGGCGTGGGCACGCCGCGCTGGCGCGGGCTGGTCTCCTTCGACTGGTCGCCGCCGCCCGAGCAGAAGCGGTCCATCGACACGGACGGCGACGGCATCGTCGACGCGCGCGACGCGTGCCCCGAGGTCGCGGGCGAGCCCGACCCCAACCCCGCGCGCAATGGCTGTCCGCACCCGCCGCCCGACCGCGATGGCGACGGCATCCCCGACGCCCAGGACGCCTGCCCCGACCAGCCCGGCCCCGCCACCACCGACGCGGCGCGGAACGGCTGCCCCGTGCCCCCGGCGGATCGCGACCACGATGGCATTCCCGACGCCGAGGATGCGTGCCCCGACGTGTCCGGTCTGGTGAGCGGCGACCCGGCCCGCAACGGCTGTCCGCCGCCGGATCGCGACGGCGATGGCGTGCCCGATGCACAGGACGAATGCCCGGATACCCCCGGGAACCCGGAGCTCGGCGGCTGCCCCGGCTCCGATCGCGACGGCGACGGCGTCCCTGATCGCCTCGACAACTGCCCGGCGGAAGCGGGGCCGGCGTCGAACCAGGGCTGTCCCGAGAGCCAGCCGCAGATCGTGGCCATCACGCGCCAGAGACTGGTGATGCGCTCGTCCATCACCTTCGCCGGGAGCTCGGCGCGGCTGGAGTCGCAGAGCGAGGCCGTGCTCGACCAGGTGGCCCGGGTGCTCAAGAATCACCCCGAGATCGTGGCGGTGACGGTGGAGGGCCACGCCGACGTGCATCCGCTCGCCGACGCGAACTTGAAGCTCTCGGTGGCTCGGGCCCAAGCGGTCATTCACTACCTGGCTGCGCACGGCGTGGCCCACGGCCGGCTCCAGGCGCGCGGCTACGGCTCCACCCAGCCGCTCGTCGACCGCGACGGCTCGGCGGAGGCCCAGGCGCAGAACAGCCGGATCGAGCTCCGCTTCTTTGCCGTGATGCGCTGA